A part of Myxococcus landrumus genomic DNA contains:
- a CDS encoding TetR/AcrR family transcriptional regulator → MRAGRPRDERVRQAILAAAQELVLEKGYAEVTTADVAKRAGAGKQTIYRWWPGKGALVLDAFAEWVRQAPRSNLRKPSLSSTLVEFCRGASEAAPVLRALMAEAQFDEDLHKRLITQLVRPRGDELRACLTDRRPADREVLVNVLSGLVWQRLMLNEPLDARFVRYALRVVARF, encoded by the coding sequence ATGCGTGCGGGCCGACCGAGGGACGAGCGGGTGCGCCAGGCGATTCTCGCGGCCGCTCAGGAACTGGTACTCGAGAAGGGCTATGCGGAGGTGACGACCGCCGACGTGGCGAAGCGGGCGGGGGCGGGGAAGCAGACCATCTACCGGTGGTGGCCAGGCAAGGGGGCGCTGGTGCTGGATGCCTTCGCGGAGTGGGTGCGGCAGGCGCCTCGCTCGAACCTCCGCAAGCCCTCGCTGTCCTCGACGCTGGTGGAGTTCTGCCGGGGCGCTTCGGAGGCCGCGCCCGTGCTGCGGGCGCTGATGGCGGAGGCCCAGTTCGACGAGGACCTGCACAAGCGGCTCATCACCCAGCTGGTGCGGCCGCGCGGCGATGAGCTGCGGGCTTGCCTCACGGACCGCCGACCCGCCGACCGCGAGGTGCTGGTCAACGTGCTCTCCGGGCTCGTGTGGCAGCGGCTCATGCTCAACGAGCCCCTGGATGCGCGCTTCGTGCGCTATGCCTTGAGGGTGGTCGCGCGCTTCTGA